Genomic DNA from Bacillus oleivorans:
GTCTGATCCATATGTCCAGATTAAATCCACTAATACTTCACGGGAAAAAACACGCCTTTGATTTGTTAGGAATAGCCCCAATAAAGCAAATTCCTTAGGTGTCAGTAAAATTTCATGCCCAGAAAATGATACCTTTCTTGTATCAAAATCCCATGTCAATCCCTCAACCGTAAGAGCGCCTTCACCATAGTATCTCCTTAAAACCGCTTCTAATTTGGCGACTAATACTTCTTCGTCAAATGGCTTAGTGATAAAGTCATCAGCACCAAGGCGTAATCCTTTAATGATATCCTCTTGATTAGTTCTAGCTGTCAAATACAAGACAGGAACATTGGAAAATTGCCTAATTTCTTTTAAAAGGTCCCAACCGTTTAGGCTCGGCATCATGATATCTAAAAGGACAATATCTATCGGGTTGGTCTTAAGAAAATCCACAACAACAGATGGGTCTTCGATTAATATGCATTGATACTGATGATTCTCCAGGTATATTTTAAGTAAAGTCAGCATCTGTGGTTCATCGTCAACAATTAATATCTTTCTTTTCATAGCACGCTTCCCCCTGGAAGAGTTAGTTGAACAGTTATGATTCCTTCATTTTCTGAAACAAAGACAGTACCTCCATGAGCATCAATCACTTCTTTCACAACCGAAAGCCCAAGTCCGCTTCCTCCCAGTTTTCTTGATCGAGACGAATCTATCCGATAAAAACGATCAAATAAGCGGGGAAGCTGACGTGAATCGATAGGATAACTCTGGTTTTTGACTTCGATGTGAATCGTTCTCTTTTTCTCATATACTTCTAGCCCTATTATACTGTTTGGGAGCGAATACTTTTTCGCATTGTCTAACAAATTTACAAGACATTGTTCAATCCGAATCGGATCTATAAAAGCCCATATTTCACCATGTACTTCAAAATCCAGCTTTTTTCCTTCCTCCGCGACTGCTGGTCGAAAACGCTCATAAAGGTTATGTACCAGATCATTAATTGAAACCTTGCTTCTTTGAATTGAAAATTCATTCTGGTCGATTTTGGCTAATTCAAAGAGATCATGAACCAGTCTGGAAACACGTTCAGCTTCCTTAAAGATAACAAGGAGATACTTTTCTTTTTCTTTGTCACTTATAAGTCCTTTTCGGCAAACATCGGCATAACCTTTAATATAAGTAAGCGGTGTTCTTAATTCGTGAGAAATACTCGCTAAAAATTCTTTCCGATTTTCTGTTAATTCCTTTAAATCATCGGCCAGCTTATGAATGGCTTTCGAGAGCTTACCGAGTTCATCATCTCTGAACTCCGGCAATTCTACAGAGAAATCTCCGACACTCAGCCTTTCCGTAGCTTGTTTCATCTTTAATAACGGTTTTGTAATAATATTCGTCAAAAAATAGATAACTAGAATCGTAACTACGAGGGAGATCATCGCACCGTACATAAAATGCTGATTCATTTCATGCATCAGCATTCTGAGATTTTCTGTTGTTTTAAACATAAAAAGAAAATAGGGCTGCTCTTGATTTTGAAAGCTGCTTACGGTGGCTAGAAACGGGCTCTCCCAAAAATCAGTCTCAATAAAAGCTTCTTTACTAAACATAATTGTCTCTATGTTGGTGTTTTGAATCATATCTTCCATGATTGGTGTTACTGTATCAGAAGAATCCAAAATATTGCCTTCTCCATCTGAAATCACAGCAATAGTATCGGAAGCAGATTCCATTAACAAAACATGCTCAATAGTATCTTGATTAAAGGTCTGTTCTAACACGTCGCGATGAGAATTCCCTCGCAGCTGCAAAGAAGACATCTCGCCTTCAACCTGTGTTTCTACCATGGAATGATGTAAAAAATATAACAGGAATACGATAATCCCAAAGAAAATTATAAAAAAGGAAAGTCCTAATTTTATCGAGAGTTTATTCATCAACATCACCTGTTTGTATTGTAACTGAATAAATAAAAGAAGGAACTATTTTAAAAAAAAATTATCCGTACACAGGCATGGTTTTTATGGTTGACAAAAAATAACATATATATTACCTTTAATTTGAGATACTTAATTTAGAGGTATTTATCAAAGCAGGTAATCCTTTAATTAAAAGACCATCCTAAAATTGATTAAAGAATAGGAGGATCATGATGCAAAAAACAGCAGGTATTCATCACATTACGGCCATGGTAAATGATGCCCAAAGAAATATAGATTTTTATGCAGGTGTACTTGGATTAAGACTCGTGAAAAAAACAATCAATTTTGATCGGCCAGAAGTTTATCATCTTTATTTTGGAAATGAATCAGGCACTCCAGGTACCGTGATCACTTTTTTTCCATGGACGAATCAGTTAAAAGGGAGAATAGGAACAGGGCAGGTTGGTGTAACCCGATACAGAATACCAACAGGTTCGTTGGACTTTTGGAAAAAAAGATTAAAAAAATTTGGTGTAACATATAGCTCGTCCGTTTCCTTTGGCGAAACCTATTTCCAATTCGAAGATCCAGATGGTCTTCTAATTGAACTGGTTGAACGAGACGGAGGTCCGGTCAATCATTGGAACTTCAATGGAGTGGGAGCGGAATATGCCATTAAGGGCTTCGATGGAGCGGTTCTATTTTCAGCTCAACCTCATAAAACAACAAACATGCTTGAAAATGTAATGGGATTAGAGTGTATTGGACAGGACAATGAACTGTTAAGATTCAAATCTGAAGGAGACCTTGGCAATACAATTGATATTAAGCTTACTCCTTCAGTTCGGGGATTAATGGGTGCAGGAACGGTTCACCATATTGCCTGGAGAGCCAAAGACGATGAGGACCATCTTAAGTGGAGAGAACTTGTTCAAGGAAAGGGATATGATCCGACTGAGGTTCGTGACCGAAACTACTTTAAGGCTCTTTATTTCCGTGAAGAGGGCGGTATCCTCTTTGAAATAGCAACTGATCCGCCAGGCTTTGCTGTGGATGAGTCATCTGATAAGCTTGGAACCCAGCTTATGTTACCTTCCTGGTTAGAACCGAAGAGAGAAGAGCTTGAAAAAAAATTACCGCCGGTTGAGGTACGTGAAGTAAGTAAAAGTGAATTTTAACATTTTCTAACTATTTTCATGAAAAAGTTATCGAAATATTTTTAATGACACTTCCCGGCCGATGTAGTATATTGACGGATATACCCCCTGGGGGGATATTAATTTAACCGAGGAAGTGAACTGTCATGTCTGCGACGGAATCAATTCATGACAAAACAGCTAAACAAAAAGTAATGGTAATCCTTTCACTAGCAGTCCCAGCGATGATTGAAAATATTTTACAGACAGTCGTAGGATTTGTTGATACTTTATTTGTAGCAAGACTTGGTTTGAATGAAGTGACAGCAGTGGGAATTGCCAACACCATTATAGCTGTCTATATGGCTATATTTTTGGCAATTGGTGTAGGAGCATCCTCTCTTATTGCCAGGAGTATCGGTGCAGGTGATTTGGCAAAGGCTAAAGGTTATGCCAAACAATCAACATGGATTTCTATCGTAATTGGAATTATATTTGGAATCATTTCTTATTTTTTTGCTGAACCGTTGCTTACATTGATGGGTGCAGAGCCTGAAGTTTTGAAAGACGGAGTGATTTATTTTCGGATTGTAGCAGTACCTTCCATTTTTATTTCGCTTATGCTGATTTTTGGAAGTATTTTAAGGGCTGCAGGGGACACCAAAACTCCTATGAAAGTAAGCTTGTGGATTAACTTTATTCACATTGGATTAGATTATGTATTAATTTTTGGTATGTTTGGATTTAACGGATTAGGAGTAGCAGGGGCTGCCTGGGCTACTGTAATCGTAAGAATTATAGGGACAATCGCTCTCTATAGATCCATTCAAAAATCAAAGGTCAATTTTTCAGTTTTTAAAATCACTATAATTTCAAAGAACCCATTGACAGCATCTATAATAAAATTAGCTATACCAACTGCTGCAGAACGATTAATTATGCGTTTAGGGCAAGTACTTTACTTTGGTTTGATTGTACGAATAGGAACAGAAACCTATGCTGCCCATACAATTGCCGGTAATATCGAAATGTTTTCTTATATGCCAGGCTATGGTTTAGCTGTTGCAGCCACAACTTTAGTAGGTCAAAGCATAGGAGCGAGACACCACCTGGATGCTTACAAGTATGGGATTCTGACTTCAGGAATCGGTATTCTCATCATGTCAGTAGGAGGGGTTCTTTTATTTCTCCTTTCCCCATGGATGGCCACTTGGTTTACGACGGAACCAACTGCTATTGATATGGTTGTAACAGCACTAAGAATCGATGCTTTCGCTCAGCCTGCATTAGCGGTGGGGTTGATATTAGCTGGTGCCTTGCAAGGCATTGGCGATACCAAAAGTCCTATGTACAGCACAGCTATCGGTATGTGGGTGATTCGGATAGTTGGTGTATATATTCTGGGGATCCAGCTTGGAATGGGGATTGCCGGAGTCTGGTTATCGATTGCCATTGATTTGTTTGTACGGGCTATTTTCTTGTTATTTAGATTTAAAGCATATTTTAAAGAAAGATCATTTGACCCCCCGATTGAAAAGGACGCATAAAACAAAACCCCATGCATGGTTACGCATGGGGTTATTTCATACCTTTCGGGTTTGGCGAAAATACAGGATTACGATCCCTATGGCAATTGAAGCTAATAAGAAGATTAGACTAGAAGAAAACCCGCTAAAAAGGGAAAGATTACTTTCCTGAACAGCCGTTGATTTTTTGACCTCTGCTGTTGCGGCCACTTCCATCGGTTCTAATTCATAAGAAGCAATCACAGTACCGTCTTTTCCAGTCACTTCTAAGGTCCCTTCCTTGTTAACCTCCATATTAACTTGTTCATTTATAGGATAGGTATAAAATAATGTATCGGCTGTCTTAAATTCCTCGCCGTCTGCATCAAATGTATTCCCTTTTGCAATACTTGCGGTGGCAAAATTATTGAAGCCGAAGTCTAATAAGCTAACGGTGTCTTGATAAGCGATAGCCTCTGAACTGCTTTTGAGCGTTACAACTATTAAGTCTAATTGATTGTTTTCAGCTGTTGTAGCTAATGTGAAACCGGATTGATCCACATAACCGTTTTTTCCTCCGGTTACTTCTTCGTACGGAATTTCGCCCTTCACCAATTTATGATGCGAATAGAGAGTCGTAACCCAAGACTCACCTTGCCATTCCAATTGTTTAGTTCCGAAAATTTCTCTAAACCCTTCATTATTCATGGCATATTGGGTAATTTTAGCTAGATCTTCTGCGGTTGTTACATGGTCTTGCTCATAGAGTCCATGCGGATTTTCAAAGTTGGTGTTTTCGACCCCAATTACATTTTTTAAGTACTTATTGAGGTCGGAAGCAAATTGCTCGACACTTCCGCTTAAATGCTCCGCAATCGCAACGCCTGCATCATTCCCGGAATTAATTAAAAGCCCTTGCAGGAGCTTTTTTAATGTAACTTTTTCCCCTTCTTCCAGGTAAACCCTTGTTCCATCGACATCTCTGGCATGGCTGCTAACCGTTACTATATCATCCAGATTACCAGTTTCAATGGCATAAATGGCCGTCGCAATTTTAGTCAGACTTGCAGGATACATTTGAGCATCTGCGTTTTTTTCAAAGAGGATCCTACCAGAGTCGGCTTCTAAAATAATAGCCGCTTCACTCGTAATAGTGGGAGGAGCAGGATCCGTTATCCCGTAAGCTGTCGAAGCTATTATTGTATTTATAAAAAGGAAAGATGTAATTGTTAAAATTAATCTGTTCATTTATATCACCAGAATTTCAATGTCTTTTATTTCTGTATACGAAACAACATATATTACTATACCTTATTAAAACTAGTTTTCAATAAAGTATTTTTTCCATGCCTGCTAATTAAAAATTTTATTAGGAAAAAACTATTCTACTCCTATTGTAAATCAAAATAGGAATAAATCCGCTAGAAATGAACTAGATGTAATTATACCTTAATTTTTTTAAAGAGTTTGTTTTATTCTACCTAACAAGATACTTGATTTTCAGTCATAAAAAAACCTCTTTTAATGTAAGAGGTTCTTCTTGTATATAAGAATTAAATATGGACTTAATACACAATTAATTTCCCGACCATCCCATTTTCTTTATGTCCTGGGACTGAACAATAAAATTCATATGTTCCTTTCGCCACGGGGATGAAATTTATTTGACTCTCACTATTAGCTTTTGCGTGAAGGTGAATATCTGCATCAGATTGGTGTGAGGAATGATGAATAGAATCTGAGTTGTACTGAATCGGGATAGACTCAATTTGTAAATCATGCTCAATATCGTCACTGTTCACTAAAACAAAAGAAACTTGTTGCCCTTCTTTTATTTTTAAAGTGGAGGGGGTATATACAAAACTCTGTTTCTTAACTGATATAGATAATGTATTAACTTGACCTGTTGAATCGTTTCTATCTTTCTGGAGGGATAAATGATGACCTGAATATGTATAGTTTAAGGAACTACCAAATGATAGGTAAAGTACAAACACACACAGGAAACTAATAGGCCGTAAAAACCATTTTTTATTTGGTATATAAATATTAACTTTCTCATCTTTACGTAGGATAAAGAATAATCCGATAGAAGAAATGCTTAGAGTCAAAAATATTTTAGTCATTAAGACGGATTGATCTAAAAAAATCATTTCACCTAACATTGCCCCCATCATTCCGCCCATAATCCCAGACATCAGTGCCTCTATACCCGATAGCACACCCATTGTAATTCCAAAAGATATCCCTATGAGTAAACCAATTAACAAGGAAAGAGACGTTGAAACAAATAAATTCCCCTGGTAAACAGACCCCGCTGCTAAGCCTGCAGTTATCCCTATGCTCATTCCAGAAAACATGGATATCATCATCGCAGACATTTTGGTCAAAGACTTCTTACCGATATACCCCAGTATTGTATTTATTACAATGACCCCAATTAAAGATAGAATCGTAAACAAATGGAATGGGCTCATGGTTGTCCCTCCTTTATCTGCTAAAGAATATGTTATGAAAAGGCAAACCATTCCAAAAAAAAATCAAATATTTACTGAAAAATTTAAAGATTATATATTTACAAAAGATTCAAAACATAATAGTATATTTAATAAATGAAATATACGATAGAGGGGTATTGTATATTAAACAAAGGAGAGGGTATGAATGGCAAAAGGACAACGTATTTTATTTTTAGGCGTTTATGGAATGGAAGTTGTAGAGTGTGGTGGAGCTTTAGCGAAAAATGCAGAAAGTGGCGGGGAATCATTTGCAGCTATAATGCTTTGCAGACCGACAAGCCAACCGCAAGTTAAAAAAGCAGCAGAAATTCTAGGTGTAAATGTTTCATTTCTCAATTTTCAATCAGGAACCGTAGATCTTAGTGTTGAGTCCAAGAAAAAATTGATAAAAGTTATTAGAGAAGTAAAGCCAGATATCATTATTACCCAGGATCCAGACCATTCATTCCATGACTTGGACCCTGATAGAAGACCTGCAATGACGCTACTCTTGGAATCTATTGCACTAGCAAGCAGAGATTTTGCATTAGAGGAAATGCCAGGTTTAGAACCACATCCGATTCCAACTATCTACTATATGACGCCTCACCATCCAAATACAGTCGTTGATATTTCTCAAGTATGGGAAAAGAAAGAAAAAGCAATGGATGCTTTAGAAAGCCAAATGGAATTTAGCGGAATACATTTTGAACATATGCTCGATCCTCACGCTGCGGAACTGCTAACCCCAGGATTTTCGGAACTCAATTCCTATGAAAAAGGGAGAGCCATCCATAGAGTGTTAGATAGGGCTGTTCATGTTTACCATGGTCTGGCTACACACGGACATTTTGCATTTGCGGAGGCTTATCGAAGAGAAGGGAATTTTCATTTACAAGAGTTAATTAAATAAGGAAGGCGGGGAGTCAGATGAAAAAATATCTTGTTAGTTTTGTCCTAGTTATAATGCTGGTTTTGACTTGTTTTTCAAGTATTTATGCAGAAGTCCAAACGGAGTCGTTAACCATTGGTATTACACAAGATGAAAATGCCCTGAATCCTTATACATATGTTACAGGGTATCCCGGTTTGGATTTAGTTAATTTACTTTATGATAACCTCTTTGTATTAGATGAAAATAACATCCCACAGCCATGGTTAGTAAAAGAGTACTCTGTTAGTAAAGATGGACTCACCTATGAGTTTACTTTGCATGAGAATATCAAGTGGCATGATGGAGAAGCCTTAACGGCCTATGATGTCAAATTTACGATTGATTATTTTATTGTGCACCCGAAATCAAGATTTACGAACCCGCTTCAAAGTATCGCCTCAGTTGAAGTTCAAGATGACACAAGCTTTACCTTAGTATTGTCTCAGGCTGATCCTAACTTCATGATTCAACCTCTAGCTGATCTTCCAATCCTTCCTGAACATATCTGGACTAATGTAACAGATCCCGATAATGAAACAAATGCAGTCGGCAGCGGTCCTTACCAATTAGTCGAACATAGTTCGGGTCAATATTATAAAATGGCTGCTCATAAAGACTATTTTATGGGAGAACCGCCAATCGGAGAAATTGTTTTCCCGATTATTGAAGATACGACAGCGATGTTTACGGCCCTTCAAGCAGGAGAAATTGACGCGATATCAACAAGTATTGCACCTGAGCTTGTTAACCAGTTTGAGTCCAATCCTGCTTTAAAGGTAGTAAGAGGAGCGGGTTATAGTACAACTTTATTTCAGATTAACGCGGAAAAGTATCCAATGTCTGAAACGGCATTCAGAAAAGCAATCGACTACGCAATTGATAAGCAGAATTTAGTTGACACTCTTTTACTTGGTTATGCAGAGTTAGGAAGCCCTGGATTTATTCATCCATCATCACTTTATTATAACGATGAGCTCACCCCCGTATTTGATCCGGACCAAGCAGAACAGCTATTAGAAGAGGCAGGGTTTACAGATACGGATGGCGATGGATTTAGAGAGGACCAAAATGGAGAGCAAATCAGTCTAACGACACTCGTCTATTCAAATAATCCTATACGAATTAGAGCGGCTGAGTTAATCTCAGAATCATTAAATAATATTGGTATTAGAAATACCGTTCAAGCCATGGATGCTACGACGGTTGACTCCCTTATGTGGCCAGAATTTGATGTTAGTAAAGGAAGAGATTATGATCTGGGGCTTTGGGGCTGGTCTAATACAATGCAGCTTTTCCCAGACAGAATGATCGAGCTGTTCCATTCTGACCCAAGTATTGGATCCGTTAATATTGGCGGTTACAGTAATCCTGAATTTGATCAATTATCCGAACAATTACAGTCAACATTAGATGAAGAAGAACGGACTAGTATTATAAAAGAAATGCAAGCATTTATTGCTGAAGAGGCTCCATTTATTACCCTTTATTATCAAGAAATTGTAAATGCCTATAATCCAGAGGTCTATGATGGATACGTGTTCCAGACAGGAAAAGGAATCATTAACAAACTATCATTTGTACCCGGAGAAAAAGTAGAAGCGCCTGCAACAGAACAAAATAACAGTACAAATGATGAATCATCTGCTGGTACAACCGGTGATGCAGAAAGTGAAACCGAATCAGCTTCTTCTGGTTCAGCCAATACTACTATTTTTCTAGTTGGCGGTTTGATTGCAGCAGTGGCTGTTGGCTTTATTTTTATAAAAAGGAAATCTAAGAAGAATAACGATTCTGATGATTTTGGTTTTTAACAGAAATATTGTATCCAGTAAAATCCCTATTTTACTGGACCTTTTCTTTTTTCACTGGAAATGACGATTAATTTATAGGAGGTGTACCAGTGAGGAAATTCGTTTTAGGGAAATTTGTACAGTATGCCATTGTACTTTTCTTAATGCTTACCTTGAATTTTCTCTTGCCAAGATTGATGCCGGGGAGTCCGCTCGTATACCTGGCGGGTGAAGATGTTGGATTTATGTCAAGTGCTGAAAAACAAGCGATTCTAGATGAACATGGGTTGAATGATCCGATTTGGTTACAATATTTAACGTATGTAAAGAATATCTTTACAGGTAATTTTGGTTTTTCTTATCAGCAAAAACAGCCGATTTCTGAACTTCTGATTGAGCGACTGCCATGGACACTGTTATTAACAGGGCTTGGCTTAATCCTTTCTACAATTATTGGCGTAATTTTTGGAGCCGTGTCGGCATGGAAAAGAGGAACTAAAACAGATGCAAATCTATTGACTGCCTTTATGTTTTTAAGTTCAATGCCATCATTTTGGATTGGGATGATTCTAGTTTCTATTTTTTCTGCTCAATTGGGCTGGTTTCCTGTTTTTGGAGCTGAAAGCGCCTGGTCCAACTTAACCGGCTTGGAACGATTTTTGGATGTTTCAAGACATTTAGCACTGCCTTTAACTACTTTAGTCTTAATTTCGGTAACCAATACGTTTATGATTATGCGTTACTCTATGTTAAACGTATTAGGA
This window encodes:
- a CDS encoding ABC transporter permease, with product MRKFVLGKFVQYAIVLFLMLTLNFLLPRLMPGSPLVYLAGEDVGFMSSAEKQAILDEHGLNDPIWLQYLTYVKNIFTGNFGFSYQQKQPISELLIERLPWTLLLTGLGLILSTIIGVIFGAVSAWKRGTKTDANLLTAFMFLSSMPSFWIGMILVSIFSAQLGWFPVFGAESAWSNLTGLERFLDVSRHLALPLTTLVLISVTNTFMIMRYSMLNVLGEDYIMMAKAKGVKDKVIKYKHAMRNALLPVSTVFMLSLGFTLGGATVIETVFAYPGVGRLMYESVLSRDYPLIQATFLIITFGVVLANLLADLIYPFLDPKVGKNNG
- a CDS encoding PIG-L deacetylase family protein; amino-acid sequence: MAKGQRILFLGVYGMEVVECGGALAKNAESGGESFAAIMLCRPTSQPQVKKAAEILGVNVSFLNFQSGTVDLSVESKKKLIKVIREVKPDIIITQDPDHSFHDLDPDRRPAMTLLLESIALASRDFALEEMPGLEPHPIPTIYYMTPHHPNTVVDISQVWEKKEKAMDALESQMEFSGIHFEHMLDPHAAELLTPGFSELNSYEKGRAIHRVLDRAVHVYHGLATHGHFAFAEAYRREGNFHLQELIK
- a CDS encoding sensor histidine kinase — translated: MNKLSIKLGLSFFIIFFGIIVFLLYFLHHSMVETQVEGEMSSLQLRGNSHRDVLEQTFNQDTIEHVLLMESASDTIAVISDGEGNILDSSDTVTPIMEDMIQNTNIETIMFSKEAFIETDFWESPFLATVSSFQNQEQPYFLFMFKTTENLRMLMHEMNQHFMYGAMISLVVTILVIYFLTNIITKPLLKMKQATERLSVGDFSVELPEFRDDELGKLSKAIHKLADDLKELTENRKEFLASISHELRTPLTYIKGYADVCRKGLISDKEKEKYLLVIFKEAERVSRLVHDLFELAKIDQNEFSIQRSKVSINDLVHNLYERFRPAVAEEGKKLDFEVHGEIWAFIDPIRIEQCLVNLLDNAKKYSLPNSIIGLEVYEKKRTIHIEVKNQSYPIDSRQLPRLFDRFYRIDSSRSRKLGGSGLGLSVVKEVIDAHGGTVFVSENEGIITVQLTLPGGSVL
- a CDS encoding D-alanyl-D-alanine carboxypeptidase family protein, which encodes MNRLILTITSFLFINTIIASTAYGITDPAPPTITSEAAIILEADSGRILFEKNADAQMYPASLTKIATAIYAIETGNLDDIVTVSSHARDVDGTRVYLEEGEKVTLKKLLQGLLINSGNDAGVAIAEHLSGSVEQFASDLNKYLKNVIGVENTNFENPHGLYEQDHVTTAEDLAKITQYAMNNEGFREIFGTKQLEWQGESWVTTLYSHHKLVKGEIPYEEVTGGKNGYVDQSGFTLATTAENNQLDLIVVTLKSSSEAIAYQDTVSLLDFGFNNFATASIAKGNTFDADGEEFKTADTLFYTYPINEQVNMEVNKEGTLEVTGKDGTVIASYELEPMEVAATAEVKKSTAVQESNLSLFSGFSSSLIFLLASIAIGIVILYFRQTRKV
- a CDS encoding MATE family efflux transporter, which translates into the protein MSATESIHDKTAKQKVMVILSLAVPAMIENILQTVVGFVDTLFVARLGLNEVTAVGIANTIIAVYMAIFLAIGVGASSLIARSIGAGDLAKAKGYAKQSTWISIVIGIIFGIISYFFAEPLLTLMGAEPEVLKDGVIYFRIVAVPSIFISLMLIFGSILRAAGDTKTPMKVSLWINFIHIGLDYVLIFGMFGFNGLGVAGAAWATVIVRIIGTIALYRSIQKSKVNFSVFKITIISKNPLTASIIKLAIPTAAERLIMRLGQVLYFGLIVRIGTETYAAHTIAGNIEMFSYMPGYGLAVAATTLVGQSIGARHHLDAYKYGILTSGIGILIMSVGGVLLFLLSPWMATWFTTEPTAIDMVVTALRIDAFAQPALAVGLILAGALQGIGDTKSPMYSTAIGMWVIRIVGVYILGIQLGMGIAGVWLSIAIDLFVRAIFLLFRFKAYFKERSFDPPIEKDA
- a CDS encoding ABC transporter substrate-binding protein; amino-acid sequence: MKKYLVSFVLVIMLVLTCFSSIYAEVQTESLTIGITQDENALNPYTYVTGYPGLDLVNLLYDNLFVLDENNIPQPWLVKEYSVSKDGLTYEFTLHENIKWHDGEALTAYDVKFTIDYFIVHPKSRFTNPLQSIASVEVQDDTSFTLVLSQADPNFMIQPLADLPILPEHIWTNVTDPDNETNAVGSGPYQLVEHSSGQYYKMAAHKDYFMGEPPIGEIVFPIIEDTTAMFTALQAGEIDAISTSIAPELVNQFESNPALKVVRGAGYSTTLFQINAEKYPMSETAFRKAIDYAIDKQNLVDTLLLGYAELGSPGFIHPSSLYYNDELTPVFDPDQAEQLLEEAGFTDTDGDGFREDQNGEQISLTTLVYSNNPIRIRAAELISESLNNIGIRNTVQAMDATTVDSLMWPEFDVSKGRDYDLGLWGWSNTMQLFPDRMIELFHSDPSIGSVNIGGYSNPEFDQLSEQLQSTLDEEERTSIIKEMQAFIAEEAPFITLYYQEIVNAYNPEVYDGYVFQTGKGIINKLSFVPGEKVEAPATEQNNSTNDESSAGTTGDAESETESASSGSANTTIFLVGGLIAAVAVGFIFIKRKSKKNNDSDDFGF
- a CDS encoding response regulator transcription factor; the protein is MKRKILIVDDEPQMLTLLKIYLENHQYQCILIEDPSVVVDFLKTNPIDIVLLDIMMPSLNGWDLLKEIRQFSNVPVLYLTARTNQEDIIKGLRLGADDFITKPFDEEVLVAKLEAVLRRYYGEGALTVEGLTWDFDTRKVSFSGHEILLTPKEFALLGLFLTNQRRVFSREVLVDLIWTYGSDPSDRAVDSHIRNLRDKLRKAGFPIEKYLHTIYGSGYKWSHSS
- a CDS encoding ring-cleaving dioxygenase — encoded protein: MMQKTAGIHHITAMVNDAQRNIDFYAGVLGLRLVKKTINFDRPEVYHLYFGNESGTPGTVITFFPWTNQLKGRIGTGQVGVTRYRIPTGSLDFWKKRLKKFGVTYSSSVSFGETYFQFEDPDGLLIELVERDGGPVNHWNFNGVGAEYAIKGFDGAVLFSAQPHKTTNMLENVMGLECIGQDNELLRFKSEGDLGNTIDIKLTPSVRGLMGAGTVHHIAWRAKDDEDHLKWRELVQGKGYDPTEVRDRNYFKALYFREEGGILFEIATDPPGFAVDESSDKLGTQLMLPSWLEPKREELEKKLPPVEVREVSKSEF
- a CDS encoding plastocyanin/azurin family copper-binding protein, producing MSPFHLFTILSLIGVIVINTILGYIGKKSLTKMSAMMISMFSGMSIGITAGLAAGSVYQGNLFVSTSLSLLIGLLIGISFGITMGVLSGIEALMSGIMGGMMGAMLGEMIFLDQSVLMTKIFLTLSISSIGLFFILRKDEKVNIYIPNKKWFLRPISFLCVFVLYLSFGSSLNYTYSGHHLSLQKDRNDSTGQVNTLSISVKKQSFVYTPSTLKIKEGQQVSFVLVNSDDIEHDLQIESIPIQYNSDSIHHSSHQSDADIHLHAKANSESQINFIPVAKGTYEFYCSVPGHKENGMVGKLIVY